A part of Candidatus Cloacimonadota bacterium genomic DNA contains:
- a CDS encoding IS3 family transposase produces the protein MISRQNLYKTYLHCDEEKLQRDDNIRDQIISILEGRRGLSGTQVRKELLTRGVRVGRDKFYQIVNRYKLTLNSRKKAWKRQHYRSKAASNMILNHTFRRVFEVLFADYTEISTNEGKVLLLLVEDLVSRYITAYRVSNTCKSAPVVEALQESLALKASLKLRYKTIFHTDRGSEFVNHAVKTLAASNNVVISNTGKNHCYENAYMESLNKTLKYCLGLRDKFNTKEEAYQNIEAAINSYNYEHLHNSIGKRVPRTVLMSYTGKKSGKPEGN, from the coding sequence ATGATATCTCGGCAAAATCTTTACAAGACTTATCTGCATTGTGATGAAGAGAAACTTCAACGTGATGACAACATCCGGGATCAAATCATCTCAATTCTTGAGGGGCGGCGAGGGCTATCCGGGACTCAGGTACGCAAGGAACTGCTCACAAGGGGCGTAAGGGTCGGCAGAGATAAATTTTATCAGATCGTTAACCGATACAAGCTTACACTAAACTCACGTAAGAAAGCATGGAAAAGGCAACATTACAGAAGTAAGGCAGCATCAAATATGATCCTGAACCATACATTTCGTAGAGTCTTTGAAGTACTTTTTGCCGATTATACGGAGATATCGACTAATGAAGGAAAAGTTCTGCTGCTTTTAGTTGAAGATTTGGTAAGCCGTTATATAACGGCGTATCGTGTCAGTAACACTTGTAAATCAGCTCCTGTAGTGGAGGCGCTTCAAGAAAGTCTTGCCTTGAAAGCATCATTGAAGCTAAGATATAAGACTATATTCCACACGGACAGGGGATCTGAGTTTGTAAACCACGCAGTTAAAACTCTTGCAGCCTCTAACAACGTAGTAATAAGCAATACCGGTAAGAATCACTGCTATGAAAACGCTTACATGGAAAGTCTTAATAAGACCCTGAAGTATTGCCTGGGATTGAGGGATAAGTTTAACACAAAAGAAGAAGCATATCAGAACATTGAAGCGGCAATAAACAGCTATAATTATGAGCATCTCCACAATAGTATAGGAAAACGTGTACCTCGCACAGTATTAATGAGTTACACGGGGAAAAAATCAGGAAAGCCAGAAGGAAACC
- the buk gene encoding butyrate kinase, producing MSYRVLAINPGSTSTKIAVYDDHHPVFEKTLRHDPAELDKFGGIIEQYDFRKGLVMEAMAENNVDAKSLHAVVGRGGLVRPVSGGAIKIGKSLLRDLQDPALWGRIHASNLGAFIANAISEELGIPGFIVDPVVVDEFDDIARISGVPEIERKSLLHALNIRYIARLMAKELGKDISSVNLIGVHMGGGISIAAIKSGRVVDVNNALLGMGPFSPQRAGALPIGDLLDLAYSGKYTKKELTTYLTKTAGLMAYLGTDSGIEVNKRIMEGDEKAKFILQAMCYQVSKEIGACSTVLSGKVDGIFLSGGLVYNDLIVNEIKSRCSFIADIHLYPGEKEMEALCQGGIRVLNGQEEAMDYAY from the coding sequence ATGTCCTACCGCGTACTCGCGATTAATCCCGGCTCTACTTCTACGAAAATAGCCGTTTACGACGATCATCATCCAGTATTTGAGAAGACTTTAAGGCACGATCCAGCAGAGCTGGACAAGTTTGGCGGTATCATTGAACAATACGACTTTCGTAAAGGATTGGTGATGGAAGCTATGGCAGAAAACAATGTAGATGCCAAAAGCTTGCATGCCGTAGTCGGTAGAGGTGGATTGGTGCGCCCGGTTAGTGGTGGTGCGATAAAAATCGGGAAAAGCCTGTTGCGCGATCTGCAGGATCCAGCTCTTTGGGGCCGTATTCATGCATCCAATCTGGGTGCTTTTATTGCCAATGCAATCTCGGAAGAACTTGGTATTCCGGGATTCATCGTAGATCCTGTGGTAGTGGATGAATTTGACGATATCGCAAGAATATCCGGTGTTCCGGAAATCGAGCGTAAAAGCCTCTTGCATGCTCTGAACATCCGCTACATCGCTCGTCTGATGGCCAAAGAACTGGGCAAAGACATCAGTAGTGTGAACCTCATCGGAGTTCATATGGGCGGAGGCATCTCAATCGCGGCCATCAAATCCGGCAGAGTGGTAGATGTCAATAATGCACTTTTGGGAATGGGACCCTTCTCCCCTCAGCGCGCTGGAGCGTTACCTATAGGTGATTTACTGGATTTGGCGTACAGTGGTAAATACACGAAAAAAGAATTGACCACATACCTTACCAAAACGGCCGGATTGATGGCTTATCTGGGCACCGACAGCGGTATCGAAGTAAACAAACGCATCATGGAAGGCGATGAAAAAGCAAAATTCATCCTTCAAGCTATGTGCTATCAGGTATCGAAGGAGATAGGCGCTTGTTCAACTGTGCTTTCCGGAAAAGTGGACGGAATATTCCTCTCCGGAGGTTTGGTTTACAATGATCTCATTGTAAACGAGATCAAATCCCGCTGCAGCTTCATAGCAGATATTCACCTCTATCCTGGTGAAAAAGAGATGGAAGCACTTTGCCAGGGCGGCATCCGGGTTCTCAATGGCCAGGAAGAAGCCATGGACTATGCATATTAA